The following is a genomic window from Fundulus heteroclitus isolate FHET01 chromosome 16, MU-UCD_Fhet_4.1, whole genome shotgun sequence.
TAAAATTTCAACCCATTTATCCCACACATCTCTGATCGCAGCTAGCTTGTCTCTTTCACGTCGGCCGGCTCTTGTGTCGCGGTTGTCAAAGCGGATCACGCGAGATATCATGTGGAAAGTCTCCAGAGACATTGTTGCGCGAAAGATCGGCCTTCCGGTCTCTTCATTCCATAGACTTGCAGTCGCTTCTCCCTTTGACCTGTACACTCCAGCTAATAACAGGACTCCTATGTAAGCATTCAAGTCAGTCCGATCCAGTGGCTTCCATTTGTCTTGAAACACACGTCTCCCCTCCAAGTTGGTCATTTCCAATATAATCCTTTCTATTGGTGGGGATATGAAGAGCTGAAAAGCTGAGTGAATCTCATCAATTCGTGTTATGGCAAATCTTGTAGGACCAGGAGTCATTTTTATCACGTTAGCTGAAGACGGTCTGCCTCGACTCTGTGGTGATGTTGACCATTTTATATTCCCGTCCTTAGATGTCCATGTCACCTCTCTGGAAGGCGATTGCCGCATTCCTTGGTTTTCATCTGTTGGGGGGACAATGGCAGACTCGTCCTCTGAATCCTCGTCATCGTAGGAAGATTGATCGTTAGCATCAACGATAACGTTGTCTTCTGATTCTGAAAGATCCTCCGTCTCTGAAACCTCTTCCTCTAAATCACTATCCCAGTTCAAAATTTGCGATAAAGCCTCGTCAGCCGTAATCCTTCGGGAGCTCATTTTTGGTGAGTTTGTCGTGAAGATGACGAGGACTAGTGCGAGAAAGTTTCCTCCCTTCAAACACCTGGGTCTGGGTCTCAGAGACAATCAAAATAAGAAAAGTACATCAaagagatgtttttgttttggatctGAACGGCTACTTACCCACATTAAAGTGTCCGGATCAAAATTACCCGCAACATCATCTTTATATACATACTCCACTACACATCGAAGTGACAAGATTTTACACACAGGTTCATGACCCCAGATGAGGAAAAGTCACCAAAtttcatgaagaaaaaaaaaaaaaagaaaggataaCCAGCACTTTGATcaacacaaaaagtgaaatgagTCAAATCGACCCGTAACATAATATAAGGGTTAAGGTAAAAGACTTGGCAAGTCTAAAAGGTATAATCTGAGGTAAACgaaaggaaacagaaatagAGACGGCTCCCATTAAAGACCTGACTCCGGACCTTGGATGTGCATCAGGAAAGTAGCGGAAACCAGCGGTTTTATTGAAAGGTTGAACGCCAGGCAGAAAAGCAGAGAGAGCTGACTGGGATAAATCAGACGCGTTTTAAAAGTTTGGTTAAAATTTTTTAGCCGGCCTGAAAGGACGTGGTACAAAAGTTGGTGTTCCACGAGGTGGAGCGTGTTGGGTCATCTGATTCAGGGGCGTCCAAACATCACAGGTAGAAGTAAACAGGCTGTACTCTTTCTTTCTGTGACTTAGCAGTTTCAGGAAGGCTTTCACTAGAACCCACCGACAGTtgctggatttttcttttttttttattaagactCCTGTAGTGCATGCGAACACAGTACCATAGGAAAACGCAGTGGTAGTCCTGTGTGTGTCTACGAAATAACAGCAGAATCCCTGAAACCAGTGCAGACAGAGTCACAGCGGCAGGACATCCGGGAAGGACATCTCACTGACACGTGGTAGCGATGAAGAGACGATCATCTGCAGAGGACACAAGACGCCAGAGGTTATTTACAGTGGTGCCACCAGGGTgtggccaggggtggccacCCCACtagccagtgtaaattgtagtagCATAAGTTTAGCATTTAATCTGattatgcacagccagcaaggcagccgctcttcttgaccttctatcacgcttttatttgtatctgccagtatctactttcccctagtaactgttttgtttttcaataaatgaataaatgtacacctaattcctaaaataattacacaataacaaggaattgttgttcaactcaaaatgttaactgtactgttattggtctatgcatattagatcattagtaacataaaaaaaaaatctaacaataaaccaaaagatgttAGTAGGCATTTAATTAAgtctttaaaatagttttctacaggcagcgttactacaacagtagaataaaatcctgaaattacagcttttagtttcagtgccaccccaagcATTTAAATGGccccatctggccacccctatgaaaggtttctggaggcgccactgagTTATTTAGGATCTGACAGAATCAGACGCACAGGAGCAAAACTGGGGAGCCGACGCGCTAAATGGACATTTCTACCGGACCCGAGCAGACAGGTTCAGGGCGGGGAGGCCGCTGTTACCTGAGGATCCCTCAGTCGTCATCGTCGTCGTCCTCCGGGACGAAGATGTCGTGCTCCTCCAGCAGCGCCGCGAAGCTCTTGCTGATCTGAGTGCCCACGTAGAGGAAGGGAATCACTACCAGAGCGATCCGGAACAGGCCGAAGGGGGTCTGCTCCCCGATGCGGTGCCGCACGTCCCCACCATAAAAACACGTTCATTAGTTCACGGCAGCTCCCGATACAAACTCAccccccctctccctccctcccagcTGACTCGCCTTTTCCCTCTGTGTTAATGTCACTTTTTAACGGCACGCCGTGTTTTTGGCAACAAGCGCCGCGCTCACCTTCTTGGGTTTGGGCAGGATGGCGCCGCTTGATGAGCACACGGCTGTCCGGCTCGGCGTCACGGTCCTCCCCGGAGCGGCGGAGGGGCTCAGCGGTGAGCGGGGGCCGCTTCTGACCGCCGACAGCCCGAGCAGGCGACCAAGGACAGCCGAGGCCATGTTCAGAGCGACTGCGGTGCAGCAGCAATGCGGAAAATCCGAGAATCCCGGCTTGGAGAAACGTCCAGGCTCCGCTTACCGACACTGCCCCCTGGCGTCCATAGGGCGACACTGCACCCTCGTGTAAAACACGTTTATGGAGTTTTGGTGCAGTGATTTTGCTGCATCAtactttttagttttacttctaaaatattttgaagTAAAGCTAACATTAGTTGAGTACAACTTTTGGTTTCTCCACCCATCCCGCATCGTTTCACTGAGAGCATAAACCAGTTTTGACGAACACCAACCCACAGTTTGGGGGAAAGAGAATACTCTTCTAAGAACTCAAGCttctttgtttcattgttgttttctgtctgccttatcCGGTAATCGAGTTATGTCCACAGacacttatttttttactcttgagtaaCCTGTTTAACAGCTACGTTTTACTTCAACGTGAGAAGTATTTGTGAAACAATGGTACTCTTACTTAAAATTACTAACTAAAATGTTTTAGGCTACTACCCAGCTCTGGGTATTACGTCTGACACTTAGCAAGACCTCATTCGGAcacaaaactgtttatttacaataatgTGAGAAAACTGCACAAGTTGGCCCTTAAATGATATCctcaaaaagacaacaaaatacAAACTGAAACAGATTTCTGCATGACCAACAGCAGTTAATATTTAAAGGAATACCATAGCCATGTCAGGCATACATTAATGCATATTACCACCCAACCCTAGCTCTGACTGTatatcctgctggaaggggaCCCTCCACTCCAGTCCTGGCTTTCCTTGGCCAGATACCTCTACAGCTGCTTCCTTGACTTGATTCAATGTTCTGTGTCACTATAATCCCCAGTCAGCAGGTTCAGCTTCTCGTTACTTATTTACTTGTATAATAATGCCTTACTATTATAATCATCATGTAAAGAAATAGGTAACAtatcaaaaaaatacatttctaaaggGTTTTACATTTCCCATTAAACTTTACATTTGGGCAAAACCAAATGGCTTAATTCAATAGTTTACTCATAACTAAAGTGTGATTAAGTACATTTTTAGAGGCAAATTAAAGTAAGTTTAAGTTTGAAGAACATTGTGTTTCCCATTGGCTTTACTTTAGCACTCTGCAGATGTTCAGTTTTTTGGCCTAATGATCTCCATTATTATTGCTAAAAAGTACACGACCTTTTTCTATATAATAGCAATATATCAATATTAGCTGCAAGTAAACCTTCGTGCCACTTTTATTCCAGAAAACCCTGTTTTGCAAGCATACTTGTACAGGTTTTCAAGGCATGACACTCTCCAGATGGGGATACGATAACGCTCAGTTGCTACAGTGCTGAAATACAACAAGTACTTTATGTGTCTATGAAAAACTAAGCTGAAGTGCAGTATTTTTGTCCCCCGTGACGTTCCATACGACAGAGCCAATGCAGCCCACTCTACTATTTGGATACATGGATATGCACAAACAACCAAGAAACTTAACTGTAGGTACAGGTTTACTTCCACTTCCATTGTTTAATATCCCAGCTCATTACAGCACGTAATAAAACATTGCTCAATCGTccagtccttaaaaaaaacgaTCAAAAAgcatcacagaaaataaatactttgcattattaaatatttacagaCTCCCTCTAGTATAACTTGGTGTTGAGGAGAAGGCAGATGAACGTAGCTTTATGACAACATGTTACATGAGCACAGTAAATATGGAAGATCTATACCCAGAAATGTGATGCATTCAATTCTTCTAGCAGCAATCATATTGTGTTTCTACTACAGAATAAAAGTTGCTCTGcttcagttaaataaatactaaaaagGGAAATAAGTTACGAGACATTTGAcgataaaaacaacacaaatcagcatgacaaaaacatttttcaaagaaaaagttCACAAGAATGTAAAACTTCTCACCAGAGCTAACAGCATGTAAACAAGCTTTAAGTGAATTGTGACCCATTAGTGCAGCAACGTTCACGTCTGTCGTCCGTCCCCCACACGACATCCAGGTTCTCCGGCTCCTCGTGACGCCAGCTTGTGGTACCAGAGCTcatccctaaaaaaaacaaacaaaacaaaaagaagtagACATGTAATACTCAGTGTGGGTTTGCAGATTACCTGattaaaacatcacaaaaaacTACTCTTGCAACACTATTACCTGACGCTTGAAGGTGAGACGCCTGAAGAAGTTGTTCGCCTCCAGCGCGGCAAGTTTACCGGCCGCCTCGgttttctctctcccccccagCTGGACGATTTGTCCTCTCTTGATGGCGGCTCTGAGGCTCATGCTCTCCACTATCCGAGTGCTGGGCTCTGAGTCGGCCATCGGCCTGGAGGACACGGTGATGTAGGTGGCGTCCTTCAGGTGCTCCAGGTAACTCACTGTCAGAAAGAGAGTATTTAAACAGTATGTTGCAACCAGCTTCAtttctcctttttacattttgccattttataactgaaaaacacattttattgcaattttatGTCACAAACTGACAGATAGTAGGACATAACTGATAGACAGTAGGACATAACCGTGGACTGTGAAGGAATCCAGCTCAGTTAGACTGGATGGAAAGCATTTTTTGAATAGCAGTTTTACCACAGACTATCAGTTTCCCtttactttgactagaccattctaacATGGCATATTTTTACAAGAATATGCTATAAAATCGACAGGATTCCTTTACAGTTCTGGTTCTTTATTTAAGGCGGTCTCGAGTATTTTACAGCCTCTCCATGTTTCCAAACAGGCCTTGGTGTGTGAAGGATAATGTGCTATATTAGGGGGTTTTTTTGGCCTACATAGCATTTTTCATGCTATGTGGTTGGTTAGTGGTTTAGAGAGCTGGGCGCTTGCATCCTGGAGATGCTGCAAgtttctgggttcaaatcccacagaacGCCACTCTGGTTCCCTGAGcaaagacccttagccccagaatgctcccagGGCGCTGAACAGtgacagcccactgctccctgagggatgggttaatGGAAACAACaaatttcactggaatgtatgttgcagtGTCAAATAACATTATTATGTCTCTGTTATTAATgcactgcgacagactggccacctgtccagggtgtaacccgcctctcgctcattgacagctggcgataggcaccagcaacccctcaccaccccaacagggataagtgcatcggaaaatggatggatggatgttcttaATGCTCTTTTTGCCCAGTTTTCCAGTTTAGCTGCATGGTCATTTGTtcattaatgatacaagattgtATTACAGACAGGAAGGCcgtttactaattaggtgacttctgagggAAATtggctgcactggattttacTAAGGGGAAGTAAAAACGTACGCGTGACGCTTTAtttggacttttattttttaaataaatgaaaaccatgtttctttttttttttcacaaccaaATTGTtattgtgttggtctgtcacataaaatcccaataaaatacgtAGAAGTTTGATGCCataatgtggcaaaaaaaaaaaacggaaaggTGTAATGGGGTAGgaatacatttacaaatacTGCAAGCGATACGTATCGTTTTAACCaacttatctaaaaaaaaataaaaataaaataaagtagttgAGGGCGTCGGTGCATCTTACCTGCAGATGTGACTGCTGTGTCCGTTGTGctgctgagctgcagcagaactgTGGGATGAGCAGGATGGATAAGGAAGAGCTTCCTGATGAGCGGCTCGGCTGCAGCGACGCCCGGTGCCATCTGCACACAGGTTGGAGAGTACAAGTCAAGACACCGTCGTTAGCATCCCTGCAGCGGAAGTTGCATCTCAACAGTACACTCACTGTTGCTCTGGCAACGTTCCTCTGCGTTTTGATTGGGTCGCTGGCCCAGAAAAGGAAAGCTGATTGGCCAGTTGAGGTCGATATAGCGGAGGCCTCCAAAACGAGACGAGGACACACGAACTCGGCCTTCCAGAGGAGGGTGCCATTTGCCCCGTTAATAATCAGTGCCTGGAAGACAAGGAGCAGAGGGAAACTGTGAATTTAAGTCAGAACataaagatatacaaaaaaaggaaatgcttcatattaaaaaaaaaaagagctcgtGTAACACATTCAGGTTGGATATTTACTGTCATGATGCCGTTTGCAGAATGCTGAACAAAAAGGTCCAGGACTCCATCGTTGTTGAAGTTCCCCAAAGCTGGCTgactgtggggggggggggggggggatgttttATTACGTGCATATTGAAGCAATTCAGCACACTGATAAAATATGTCAAACTGTAAGAGTCAATAACATCTGAATAGTTCAAAGCTTCCTTGTATCCGTACGACAGAAGCTGAAATGCTCAATCTTTTAATTCTGGTGAGATGCACAGAGACGCCGTACCTGTGAATATgagctgagctgaaagtccACGCTTTGTGCAAGTCCTGGTGTCTGAGCACGGACAGCGTGCTGGTTCCGTAAACCAACACCCAGTCGCTTCTGGTCGAGTTCAGGTTGGAAACTATGTCCAGACTGTTGCGGTTGTTTCCAAGACCAGCCACAAGAGGGAGCAGGAACTCCACAGGCTCTGACCCTCTAAAAAACATGGAGACAAACAGATTGAGACCACTCCTTTATACAACTACTCAAATTAGAGGtaggatattttttatttgttaatttttctgCTCAGTGAGAGATTTTACTGCAATAcaacttgaattttttttaaaggtgcatagccacgttctttgacttttttaatttatatgtcagtagctcactctggccgcatccaaagtttttatgaaaggtTGTCTgatcctgctggtgtattagttgttattttggtgttgtaTACTCctatttttgctcagtttgttagtaaataaagcctttcgtgtttatttacgatataAACGGAAGTACGTCACTGCGCTTGCGCAGTGgaagcagctaacagctattagcattgCCCAGCCAAACA
Proteins encoded in this region:
- the LOC105938050 gene encoding essential MCU regulator, mitochondrial isoform X2, coding for MASAVLGRLLGLSAVRSGPRSPLSPSAAPGRTVTPSRTAVCSSSGAILPKPKKTPFGLFRIALVVIPFLYVGTQISKSFAALLEEHDIFVPEDDDDDD
- the LOC118566398 gene encoding protein FAM234B-like produces the protein MFFRGSEPVEFLLPLVAGLGNNRNSLDIVSNLNSTRSDWVLVYGTSTLSVLRHQDLHKAWTFSSAHIHSQPALGNFNNDGVLDLFVQHSANGIMTALIINGANGTLLWKAEFVCPRLVLEASAISTSTGQSAFLFWASDPIKTQRNVARATMAPGVAAAEPLIRKLFLIHPAHPTVLLQLSSTTDTAVTSAVSYLEHLKDATYITVSSRPMADSEPSTRIVESMSLRAAIKRGQIVQLGGREKTEAAGKLAALEANNFFRRLTFKRQG